One window of Sphingobacteriales bacterium genomic DNA carries:
- a CDS encoding DUF4230 domain-containing protein, protein METVSSQDSSILLERINKVYKMVLVEGEFTELLSHRDYYGYDLPGFRKKAIIKIQAKVLAGYNLDSLKIVVDETNKVLKLQKWPSPEILAIDSDISYYDIDNGWFNSFTPEELTKLTRDGKDLIRKKAEESTLLPTAEKQAIQMLEMIQLLAESSGYRVEIDPKLPVNRRNSSEKPTSTEVPIQIIHPIEPSKTAVEQESGN, encoded by the coding sequence ATGGAAACCGTATCCAGTCAGGATTCAAGCATCTTGTTGGAGCGCATTAACAAAGTGTATAAAATGGTGTTGGTAGAAGGCGAGTTTACCGAATTGTTGTCTCACAGGGACTATTACGGCTACGATTTGCCAGGTTTCCGCAAAAAAGCCATCATCAAAATACAGGCAAAAGTTTTGGCAGGCTACAATTTAGACAGCTTGAAAATTGTAGTGGATGAAACCAACAAAGTATTGAAATTGCAAAAATGGCCTTCGCCCGAAATTCTTGCCATTGACTCCGACATCAGTTATTATGATATTGACAATGGTTGGTTTAACAGTTTTACACCCGAAGAACTGACAAAGCTGACCCGCGATGGAAAGGATTTAATCAGAAAAAAAGCAGAAGAAAGCACGTTGTTGCCAACCGCCGAAAAACAGGCAATTCAAATGTTGGAAATGATTCAGTTGCTTGCCGAAAGTTCAGGATACCGGGTAGAAATTGACCCAAAATTGCCGGTTAACCGTAGAAATTCATCAGAAAAGCCGACTTCAACCGAAGTGCCTATTCAAATTATCCATCCCATCGAGCCTTCAAAAACTGCGGTTGAACAAGAAAGCGGGAATTGA
- a CDS encoding VOC family protein, with translation MKKVTGIGGVFFKCKDPEALKDWYKTHLGLNTDQWGTTFEWRQEDDPNQKGYTQWSPFSDKTKYFDPSTKDFMINYRVENIEALVEQLKNEGVEVLGPIETYDYGKFVHLVDLEGNKIELWEPVDTKFDDVVEGRTG, from the coding sequence ATGAAAAAAGTAACCGGAATAGGCGGCGTTTTCTTTAAATGTAAAGATCCCGAAGCATTAAAGGATTGGTATAAAACACATTTAGGTTTAAATACGGACCAATGGGGTACTACATTTGAATGGCGACAAGAAGATGACCCCAATCAAAAAGGATATACTCAATGGAGCCCTTTTTCGGATAAAACAAAATATTTCGATCCGTCAACCAAGGATTTTATGATCAATTACCGCGTTGAAAATATCGAAGCCCTTGTCGAACAGTTAAAAAATGAAGGAGTTGAGGTGCTTGGCCCCATCGAAACCTATGATTACGGAAAGTTTGTGCATTTAGTTGATTTAGAGGGGAATAAAATCGAATTGTGGGAGCCTGTTGATACCAAATTTGATGATGTAGTAGAGGGAAGAACCGGTTAA